A single genomic interval of Pseudomonas sp. FeN3W harbors:
- the glsB gene encoding glutaminase B, translating to MHALLQEILDDVRPLLGQGRVASYIPALADVPPDQLGIAVCSAEGEVFEAGDAQTPFSIQSISKVFSLVQAIAHRGESLWERLGHEPSGQPFNSLVQLEFERGRPRNPFINAGALVICDVNQSRFATPELSMRDFVRHLSGNRQIVSDTRVAESEYQHRARNAAMAYLMQAFGNFHNDVEAVLRSYFHHCALRMNCVDLARAFAFLARDGACPQSGEAVLAPRQAKQVNAIMATSGLYDEAGNFAYRVGLPGKSGVGGGIVAVVPGRFTVCVWSPELNAAGNSLIGMAALEALSQRIGWSIF from the coding sequence ATGCACGCCCTGCTGCAGGAAATTCTCGACGATGTGCGCCCGCTGCTCGGGCAAGGTCGCGTGGCCAGCTACATTCCGGCACTGGCCGACGTGCCGCCTGACCAGCTGGGCATCGCCGTATGCAGCGCCGAGGGCGAAGTGTTCGAGGCCGGCGACGCGCAGACGCCGTTCTCGATCCAGAGCATCTCGAAAGTGTTCAGCCTGGTGCAGGCCATCGCCCATCGCGGCGAGTCATTGTGGGAGCGGCTGGGCCACGAGCCTTCCGGGCAGCCGTTCAATTCGCTGGTGCAGCTCGAGTTCGAACGCGGCCGCCCGCGCAACCCGTTCATCAACGCCGGGGCGCTGGTGATCTGCGACGTCAACCAGTCGCGCTTCGCCACCCCGGAGCTGTCGATGCGCGATTTCGTCCGGCACCTGTCCGGCAACCGGCAGATCGTCTCCGACACTCGTGTCGCCGAATCCGAATACCAGCACCGCGCGCGCAATGCGGCCATGGCTTACCTGATGCAGGCCTTCGGCAACTTCCACAACGATGTCGAGGCGGTATTGCGCAGCTATTTTCATCACTGTGCGCTGCGCATGAACTGCGTCGACCTGGCCCGCGCGTTCGCCTTTCTCGCTCGCGATGGTGCCTGCCCGCAAAGTGGCGAGGCGGTGCTGGCGCCGCGTCAGGCCAAGCAGGTCAACGCGATCATGGCCACCAGCGGCTTGTACGACGAGGCCGGCAACTTCGCCTATCGCGTCGGCCTGCCCGGCAAGAGCGGGGTCGGCGGCGGCATCGTCGCGGTGGTGCCGGGGCGCTTCACCGTCTGCGTCTGGTCGCCGGAACTCAACGCCGCGGGCAATTCGCTGATCGGCATGGCCGCCCTCGAGGCGCTGTCGCAGCGTATCGGCTGGTCCATCTTCTGA
- a CDS encoding carbonic anhydrase: MNDDKKSETAQEALEHIVSGVKRFREEVYPEQRELFEKLAYEQTPRAMFITCADSRIIPELITQSSPGDLFVTRNVGNVVPPYGQMNGGVSTAIEFAVMALGVQHIIVCGHSDCGAMKAVLNPAQLERMPTVKGWLRHAEVAKIVVEQNCGCADHNTLGILTEENVVAQLDHLRTHPSVAARLASGQLFIHGWIYNIGTSEIRAYDAEKGEFRLVGDGPLPMATPRARYQLS; encoded by the coding sequence ATGAATGACGACAAGAAGAGCGAAACCGCCCAGGAAGCCCTGGAACACATCGTCTCGGGTGTAAAGCGCTTCCGCGAAGAGGTCTATCCCGAGCAGCGCGAGCTGTTCGAGAAACTCGCCTACGAACAGACGCCGCGGGCCATGTTCATCACCTGTGCCGACTCGCGGATCATCCCCGAGCTGATTACCCAGAGCTCGCCCGGCGACCTGTTCGTCACCCGCAACGTCGGCAACGTAGTGCCGCCCTACGGGCAGATGAACGGCGGCGTGTCGACCGCCATCGAATTCGCCGTGATGGCGCTCGGCGTGCAGCACATCATCGTCTGCGGCCACTCCGACTGCGGCGCGATGAAGGCGGTGCTCAACCCGGCTCAGCTGGAGCGCATGCCGACGGTCAAGGGCTGGCTGCGCCATGCCGAGGTGGCGAAGATCGTCGTCGAGCAGAACTGTGGCTGCGCCGACCACAACACCCTCGGCATCCTCACCGAGGAGAACGTGGTGGCTCAGCTCGATCACCTGCGCACGCATCCCTCGGTGGCGGCGCGGTTGGCCAGCGGTCAGCTGTTCATCCACGGCTGGATATACAACATCGGGACCAGCGAGATTCGCGCCTACGATGCCGAGAAGGGCGAGTTCCGCCTGGTCGGCGACGGCCCGCTGCCGATGGCCACGCCGCGGGCGCGCTACCAGCTGAGCTGA